In the genome of Planctomyces sp. SH-PL62, the window CGAACACCTTCGCCTGAGGTGGGAGGCCCAGCAGGCCGGGCAGAGCCTGCCGAGGAGCTTGCTCTACAACCGACATATCGACGACGACCACTTCTCGCCGAGGGGCGCCGACCTCTGGGCCGAGGTCGTGGCCCGCCGACTGATGTTCCTGATCGAGACGATAGGGAGGGCGGCGAGCCCCTCCCTGCCGAAACCCAGGCTCAGTTCCCTGACGTCTTCGAGCGGACTCCGTCGATGAGCCGGTCCCATTGGAAGGCCGGGCCGGGGTCGGTCTTGTTGGCTTGAATGTGGTAATGGCCGAGGAGCCCCTGGTAGGCGTCGAACTCGGGCCGCGACAAGGTGTCGAGCCGGAGGACCCCCGCGGAGTCCCTCGGATAGTCGGGCTTGATCTTGGGGAAAACCGTGCAGAGGGTGGCCGTCAGCTTGACGAGCGCATCGTACTGAGCCTGGGTCAGGTCGTACTGCTCGAGGACCTGGCCGCGAATCTCCCCCTTGACCAGCTCGTTGTGGGCCGGGGCCAGGAGCGCGTCGGGGTTGTGGATACCGTTGCTCTCGGGGGTCCCGGGCAGCTTGATCTTCACGCGGCCCTCGGCGTCCTTCTCGTACCAGCGGTCGAGCGCAGCGGTGCGGCCGGGCGGGTAGGCCCCCATGTTGGCGATCTCGATGCCGATCGAGCGGCCGTTGGCGATGGTGGCGTGCCAGGCGGCCTCCTTGAGATCGAGGGTCTGGTAGATCGTGCCGTCGATGTCGAGCATGAAGTGGACGCTCAGGCCCCGGTCGTCGTGGAGGACGCGAAAGCAGCGCTGGCTGGTGCCGCAGACGTCGTAATGGATGACGAACTGGTCGACGACGCGCTGGAGCAGCGGCAGGTCCCAGCCGCCGGACTGGACGCGAGCCAGTTCGGGCTCCGACAGTCCGTTCTTGCGGACGCCGAAGCGGGTGGTGGGGAGGCCCTCCTTGGCCTTGTCGGGGGGACCGAAGTGCGGGGGGACCCGGTACGCGTCATAGCCGCCCGGGTCCGTCCAGAGGACGACCGGGCTCGTCGTATGGAAAAGCTGGCCGCAGACGACGATCTCGTCCCCCTTGCGGTCGAGCCGCTCCCCCGGCTTCGGGCCGTCGGCGGCGGTCGCGGTCAGGCCTG includes:
- a CDS encoding N-acetylmuramoyl-L-alanine amidase; protein product: MLPSSHRPSPHGLTAALGILSLASSLLLPGLTATAADGPKPGERLDRKGDEIVVCGQLFHTTSPVVLWTDPGGYDAYRVPPHFGPPDKAKEGLPTTRFGVRKNGLSEPELARVQSGGWDLPLLQRVVDQFVIHYDVCGTSQRCFRVLHDDRGLSVHFMLDIDGTIYQTLDLKEAAWHATIANGRSIGIEIANMGAYPPGRTAALDRWYEKDAEGRVKIKLPGTPESNGIHNPDALLAPAHNELVKGEIRGQVLEQYDLTQAQYDALVKLTATLCTVFPKIKPDYPRDSAGVLRLDTLSRPEFDAYQGLLGHYHIQANKTDPGPAFQWDRLIDGVRSKTSGN